Proteins encoded by one window of Halorubrum ruber:
- the thiE gene encoding thiamine phosphate synthase produces MNISGWQTYLVTATSRSAGRTTPEVVAAALDGGVDVVQLRDKATSARERYETGLRVRELTTEAGVPLIVNDRIDLASAVDADGVHLGQSDLPVAVAREQLGEDAVVGVSASTVEQAESAEAAGADYLGVGAVYGTDSKDVSGDRDGIGVERIAAVADAVDLPVIGIGGIDASNAAPVVEAGATGVAALSAITAAEDPEVATAALRKAVTE; encoded by the coding sequence ATGAATATCAGCGGGTGGCAGACGTATCTCGTCACGGCGACGAGCCGCTCCGCGGGGCGCACGACTCCCGAGGTGGTCGCGGCCGCGCTCGACGGCGGCGTCGACGTCGTCCAGCTCCGCGACAAGGCGACGAGCGCGCGGGAGCGCTACGAAACCGGGCTCCGCGTCCGCGAGCTGACCACCGAGGCCGGGGTGCCGCTGATCGTCAACGATCGGATCGACCTCGCGAGCGCGGTCGACGCCGACGGCGTCCACCTCGGCCAGTCGGACCTCCCGGTCGCGGTCGCCCGCGAACAGCTGGGCGAGGACGCCGTCGTCGGCGTCTCGGCCTCGACGGTCGAGCAGGCCGAGTCGGCCGAGGCCGCCGGCGCGGACTACCTCGGCGTCGGCGCCGTCTACGGCACCGACTCGAAGGACGTCTCCGGCGACCGCGACGGGATCGGCGTCGAGCGGATCGCCGCGGTCGCCGACGCGGTTGACCTCCCGGTGATCGGTATCGGCGGGATCGACGCGAGCAACGCGGCGCCGGTGGTCGAAGCGGGCGCGACCGGCGTGGCCGCGCTGTCGGCGATCACGGCCGCCGAGGACCCGGAGGTGGCGACCGCAGCGTTGCGGAAGGCGGTGACGGAGTGA
- the cofG gene encoding 7,8-didemethyl-8-hydroxy-5-deazariboflavin synthase subunit CofG, with translation MFAGADEYDIDVAVDERAVERLLSVRPADVDAADRLTFARNVFIPLTTACRYTCTYCTYYDVPGEASLLSPEEVREQCRVGADAGCTEALFTFGDEPDDRYTEVHETLAEWGFDSIHEYLYRACEIALEEGLLPHSNPGDLTEAQFADLREVNASMGVMLETTADVDAHSGGRRKTPGQRLNTIRAAGRQGVPFTTGILVGIGEDWRDRAESLLAIRALHERHGHVQEVIVQNVVPNERSDFPKPDLATMRRAVSMARAALPPEVSVQVPPNLSPAADLVDCGIDDLGGVSPVTDDYINPAYEWPDLRELEAVADAGGVPLRERLPTYARFLSDEIRPAGVEPAPEPDGREAWIPPAVRERIAADDVHGRRLRAVARGDGPLAVRSD, from the coding sequence GTGTTCGCCGGGGCCGACGAGTACGATATCGACGTCGCGGTCGACGAGCGGGCGGTCGAGCGACTGCTCTCGGTCCGCCCGGCCGACGTCGACGCCGCCGACCGGCTCACCTTCGCGCGCAACGTCTTCATCCCGCTGACGACCGCGTGCCGGTACACCTGTACGTACTGCACCTACTACGACGTCCCCGGCGAGGCGTCGCTGCTCTCGCCCGAGGAGGTGCGCGAGCAGTGCCGCGTCGGCGCCGACGCGGGCTGTACGGAGGCGCTGTTCACCTTCGGCGACGAGCCCGACGACCGGTACACCGAGGTCCACGAGACGCTCGCCGAGTGGGGGTTCGACTCGATCCACGAGTACCTCTACCGGGCCTGCGAGATCGCCTTAGAGGAGGGGTTACTCCCGCACTCGAATCCCGGTGACCTGACCGAGGCGCAGTTCGCCGACCTCCGCGAGGTGAACGCGTCGATGGGCGTCATGCTGGAGACGACCGCCGACGTCGACGCGCACTCCGGCGGGCGGCGGAAGACGCCCGGCCAGCGGCTCAACACGATCCGCGCTGCGGGTCGACAGGGCGTCCCGTTCACGACCGGAATTCTGGTCGGGATCGGCGAGGACTGGCGGGACCGGGCCGAGAGCCTGCTCGCGATCCGGGCGCTCCACGAGCGCCACGGCCACGTTCAGGAGGTGATCGTCCAGAACGTCGTCCCCAACGAGCGCTCCGACTTCCCGAAGCCGGACCTCGCGACGATGCGCCGGGCCGTCTCGATGGCCCGCGCGGCGCTCCCACCCGAGGTGTCGGTCCAGGTCCCGCCGAACCTCTCGCCGGCGGCGGATCTCGTCGACTGCGGGATCGACGACCTCGGGGGCGTCTCGCCGGTGACGGACGACTACATCAACCCCGCCTACGAGTGGCCGGACCTCCGCGAACTCGAGGCGGTGGCGGACGCGGGGGGCGTCCCGCTGCGCGAACGCCTCCCGACGTACGCGCGGTTCCTCTCGGACGAGATCCGGCCCGCGGGCGTCGAGCCCGCCCCCGAACCCGACGGTCGCGAGGCGTGGATCCCCCCGGCAGTCCGGGAACGGATCGCAGCGGACGACGTCCACGGCCGGCGGCTGCGCGCGGTCGCGCGCGGCGACGGGCCGCTCGCGGTTCGGAGCGACTGA
- a CDS encoding SDR family oxidoreductase, translating into MPLADPDLSGSTAFITGTTRGIGKQIALALADHGCNIVSTGKTTDDDDSELAGSIEQTAREVRERGPEALALELNLRDEDRVEAVVEESIDHFGEVDIVINNASAIQLANVADLPADRFDLLTDVNVRGTHLVAHAFADHLAGLDGAWLLTNAPPVTTDRSPGKAPYAWSKLGMSFVTLSLAEELAGDDVGCNTFWPVTTIDTRATRYFGLGTEDDWRSPEIVSDAVLEILARDPAECTGNSFYDEALLREAGVTDFSEYNLTEGDPAPMSARLFDPEYERDW; encoded by the coding sequence ATGCCACTCGCGGACCCCGACCTCTCGGGCTCGACGGCGTTCATCACCGGAACGACTCGCGGCATCGGCAAGCAGATCGCGCTCGCGCTCGCCGACCACGGGTGTAATATCGTCTCGACGGGAAAGACGACGGACGACGACGACTCCGAGCTGGCGGGGTCGATCGAACAGACGGCCCGCGAGGTGCGCGAGCGCGGGCCGGAGGCGCTCGCGCTCGAACTGAATCTCCGCGACGAGGACCGCGTCGAGGCCGTCGTCGAGGAGTCGATCGATCACTTCGGCGAGGTGGACATCGTCATCAACAACGCGAGCGCGATCCAGCTGGCGAACGTCGCCGACCTCCCGGCGGACCGGTTCGACCTCCTCACCGACGTGAACGTCCGCGGGACCCACCTCGTCGCGCACGCGTTCGCCGACCACCTCGCGGGGCTCGACGGCGCGTGGCTGCTGACGAACGCGCCGCCGGTCACGACCGACCGCTCGCCGGGCAAGGCGCCGTACGCGTGGTCGAAACTCGGGATGTCGTTCGTCACGCTCTCGCTCGCCGAGGAACTGGCGGGCGACGACGTCGGCTGTAACACGTTCTGGCCGGTGACGACCATCGACACCCGCGCGACGCGCTACTTCGGGCTCGGCACCGAGGACGACTGGCGAAGCCCGGAAATCGTCTCCGACGCGGTCCTCGAGATCCTCGCGCGCGACCCGGCGGAGTGTACGGGGAACAGCTTCTACGACGAGGCCCTGCTCCGCGAGGCGGGCGTCACCGACTTCTCGGAGTACAACCTCACCGAGGGCGACCCGGCGCCCATGTCTGCCCGGCTGTTCGACCCCGAGTACGAGCGCGACTGGTGA
- a CDS encoding mechanosensitive ion channel family protein → MYPLQLDAITNAVDVAAIATTALRFVAGFLAVLLLGKLALVPGFRRVARSRGFDEAVVSLGTNVLNAVVWVAAIAIGFAVAGYGSFLSAFAVFGGAIALAVGFAAQDLLGNFVAGVFILKDKPFEVGDWIEWNGNAGRVEEIDLRVSRVRTFDNELVTVPNGDLANNAVTNPVAYDTLRQKFVFGIGYDDDIETATDIIVERAEAHEEILDDPGVSVRLVELGDSAVGLQSRWWIADPDRGDFVRVRSEYVTAVKEAFDAAGIDMPYVHRQLTGSVEVIEEVAADE, encoded by the coding sequence ATGTACCCATTACAGCTCGACGCGATCACGAACGCGGTCGACGTGGCGGCGATCGCGACGACGGCGCTCCGGTTCGTCGCCGGCTTCCTCGCCGTGTTGCTCCTCGGAAAGCTCGCCTTGGTTCCGGGTTTCAGACGGGTCGCCAGATCGCGCGGGTTCGACGAGGCGGTGGTGAGCCTCGGGACGAACGTCCTCAACGCCGTCGTCTGGGTGGCCGCGATCGCGATCGGCTTCGCCGTGGCCGGCTACGGGAGCTTCCTCTCGGCGTTCGCGGTGTTCGGCGGCGCCATCGCGCTCGCGGTCGGCTTCGCCGCGCAGGACCTCCTCGGGAACTTCGTCGCCGGCGTGTTCATCCTCAAGGACAAGCCGTTCGAGGTCGGCGACTGGATCGAGTGGAACGGCAACGCCGGCCGCGTCGAGGAGATCGACCTCCGCGTCTCGCGGGTCCGGACGTTCGACAACGAGCTGGTGACGGTGCCGAACGGGGACCTCGCGAACAACGCGGTCACCAACCCCGTCGCCTACGACACGCTCCGACAGAAGTTCGTCTTCGGGATCGGCTACGACGACGACATCGAGACGGCGACCGACATCATCGTCGAGAGGGCCGAGGCCCACGAGGAGATCCTCGACGACCCGGGCGTCTCGGTCCGGCTCGTCGAGCTCGGCGACTCCGCCGTCGGGCTCCAGTCGCGCTGGTGGATCGCGGACCCCGACCGCGGCGACTTCGTCCGCGTGCGCTCCGAGTACGTCACCGCGGTGAAGGAGGCGTTCGACGCCGCCGGCATCGACATGCCGTACGTCCACCGGCAGCTCACCGGCAGCGTCGAAGTGATCGAAGAGGTCGCCGCCGACGAGTAA
- the cofC gene encoding 2-phospho-L-lactate guanylyltransferase, translating into MEVIVPFSTDRPKSRLSDVLSPDERAAFARAMLDDVLDAVKGAGGEPRVLATDTVDVDAPVTVDDRPLTDAVNAALDARLGTEERDRSPESVAVVMADLALATPAALDRLFAAGHDADVAMAPGRGGGTNAFVASHPEFRVDYHGASYLDHRGIAAEVGADFVAVDSHRLGTDVDEPADLAEVLIHGEGRAGTWLREAGFALDASGGRVAAVRD; encoded by the coding sequence ATGGAGGTCATCGTCCCCTTTTCGACCGACCGCCCGAAGTCTCGACTCTCGGACGTCCTCTCGCCAGACGAGCGGGCGGCGTTCGCGCGGGCGATGCTCGACGACGTACTCGACGCGGTCAAGGGGGCCGGCGGCGAGCCGCGCGTCCTCGCCACCGACACGGTCGACGTCGACGCGCCCGTCACCGTCGACGACCGGCCGCTGACGGACGCGGTGAACGCGGCGCTGGACGCGCGGCTGGGAACGGAAGAACGCGATAGATCGCCCGAGTCGGTCGCCGTCGTGATGGCGGACCTCGCGCTCGCGACCCCGGCCGCGCTCGACCGACTCTTCGCGGCCGGACACGACGCTGACGTCGCGATGGCCCCCGGGCGCGGCGGCGGCACGAACGCGTTCGTCGCCTCGCACCCCGAGTTCCGGGTGGACTACCACGGCGCGTCGTACCTCGATCACCGCGGGATCGCGGCCGAGGTCGGCGCGGACTTCGTCGCGGTCGACTCCCACCGACTCGGCACCGACGTCGACGAGCCGGCGGATCTCGCGGAGGTGCTGATCCACGGCGAAGGGAGGGCGGGGACGTGGCTCCGCGAGGCCGGCTTCGCGCTCGACGCGTCCGGGGGTCGCGTGGCGGCGGTTCGAGACTGA